A part of Antennarius striatus isolate MH-2024 chromosome 21, ASM4005453v1, whole genome shotgun sequence genomic DNA contains:
- the polr3a gene encoding DNA-directed RNA polymerase III subunit RPC1: protein MVKEQFRETDVAKKISHICFGMKSAEQMRQQAHIQVVSKNLYSQDTKHSPLSYGVLDHRMGTSEKDRPCLTCGKNLADCLGHYGYLDLELPCFHVGYFKAIIGILQMICKTCASIMLSKEEKLQFMDHLKRPNLAYLQKRGLKKKISDKCRKRNICLNCSSFNGTVKKCGLLKIIHEKYKTTKKVVDPFVSEFIQSFDTAIEHNKLMEPLLSRAQENLNPLVVLNMFRRIPQEDIPLLLMNPEAGKPADLILTRLLVPPLCIRPSVVSDLKSGTNEDDLTMKLTEIIFLNDVIKKHRMTGAKTQMIMEDWDFLQLQCALYINSELSGIPLNMAPKKWTRGFVQRLKGKQGRFRGNLSGKRVDFSGRTVISPDPNLRIDEVAVPVHVAKILTYPERVNKANLELMRKLVRNGPEVHPGANFIQNRHTQMKRFLKYGNRDKIAQELRFGDVVERHLIDGDIVLFNRQPSLHKLSIMAHIAKVKPHRTFRFNECVCTPYNADFDGDEMNLHLPQTEEAKAEALVLMGTKANLVTPRNGEPLIAAIQDFLTGAYLLTLKDTFFDRSKACQIVASILVGKDEKIRVSLPRPAIMKPIALWTGKQIFSVILKPSRECPVKANLRTKGKQYCGKGEDLCHNDSFVVIHNSELMCGSMDKGTLGSGSKNNIFYILLRDWGQLEAANAMSRLARLAPVYLSNRGFSIGIGDVTPGQGLLKAKQDLLDDGYGKCDEYIEALQTGKLQQQPGCTAEETLEALILRELSVIRDRAGSACLRELDKSNSPLIMALCGSKGSFINISQMIACVGQQAISGSRVPDGFENRSLPHFEKHSKLPAAKGFVADSFYSGLTPTEFFFHTMAGREGLVDTAVKTAETGYMQRRLVKSLEDLCSQYDLTVRNSTGDIIQFIYGGDGLDPAAMEGKDEPLEFKRVLDNIRAVHTCPDEPALSQNELVLAADAIMKRTDFLCCRDSFLEEIKKFMKGFSEKIKKTRDKYGINDNGTTEPKVLYQLDRITPTQLEKFLGTCRDKYMRAQMEPGSAVGALCAQSIGEPGTQMTLKTFHFAGVASMNITLGVPRIKEIINASKNISTPIITARLDVEDDADFSRLVKGRIEKTLLGEISEYIEEVFLPDDCFILVKLSLERIRLLRLEVNAETVRYSICMSKLRVKPGDVAVHGEAVVCVSPRENSKSSMYYVLQSLKEELPKVVVQGIPEVARAVIHIDEQSGRNMYKLLVEGDNLRGVMATHGVNGSRTTSNNTYEVERTLGIEAARSTIINEIQYTMVNHGMSIDRRHVMLLADLMAYKGEILGITRFGLAKMKESVLMLASFERTADHLFDAAYFGQKDSVCGVSECIIMGIPMNIGTGLFKLLHKADRNPSPVKRPLLFDSADFHIPLIT from the exons ATGGTGAAGGAGCAGTTCAGAGAGACGGATGTGGCTAAAAAAAT AAGCCACATCTGCTTTGGGATGAAATCTGCTGAGCAGATGCGTCAGCAGGCCCACATCCAGGTGGTCAGTAAGAACCTGTACAGCCAGGATACCAAACACTCACCGCTGTCCTATGGAGTGTTGGACCACCGCATG GGCACCAGTGAGAAGGACAGGCCCTGTTTGACCTGTGGGAAGAACCTGGCAGATTGTTTGGGACATTACGGATACTTGGATCTGGAGCTACCATGTTTTCATGTCGGCTATTTTAAAGCCATCATCGGGATCTTACAG ATGATCTGCAAGACTTGCGCCAGCATAATGCTGAGCAAAGAGGAGAAGCTGCAGTTCATGGATCACCTGAAAAGACCCAACCTGGCCTACCTCCAGAAACGAGGTCTGAAGAAGAAGATCTCCGACAAGTGCCGCAAAAGGAACATCTGCCTGAACTGTTCCTCGTTCAACG GGACGGTGAAGAAATGCGGCTTGCTTAAGATCATCCACGAGAAGTATAAAACAACCAAGAAGGTGGTGGATCCTTTCGTGTCAGAGTTCATCCAGTCCTTTGACACGGCCATTGAGCACAACAAACTGATGGAGCCTCTGCTGTCCAGAGCTCAG GAAAACCTGAACCCTCTGGTGGTGCTGAATATGTTCCGGAGAATTCCCCAGGAAGACATTCCCCTGCTGCTGATGAACCCGGAGGCGGGTAAACCCGCAGACCTCATCCTCACCCGCCTCCTGGTGCCTCCTCTCTGCATACGACCCTCCGTCGTCAGCGACCTCAAGTCGGGCACCAACGAGGACGACCTCACCATGAAGCTCACCGAGATCATCTTCCTCAACGATGTCATCAAGAAG CATCGAATGACGGGAGCCAAGACGCAGATGATCATGGAGGACTGGGACTTCCTCCAGCTGCAGTGCGCTCTCTACATCAACAGCGAGCTCTCCGGCATCCCACTCAACATGGCCCCCAAGAAATGGACCAGAGGCTTCGTGCAGAGGCTGAAGGGAAAACAAG GTCGGTTCCGAGGAAACCTCTCCGGAAAAAGAGTCGACTTCTCCGGTAGAACTGTTATTTCTCCCGACCCGAACCTGAGGATCGACGAGGTCGCCGTCCCGGTGCACGTGGCTAAAATCCTGACGTACCCAGAGAGG GTGAACAAAGCCAATCTGGAGCTGATGAGGAAACTGGTCCGAAACGGGCCTGAAGTTCACCCCGGAGCCAACTTCATCCAGAACCGACACACGCAGATGAAGAG GTTTTTAAAATACGGAAACCGTGACAAGATCGCTCAGGAGCTGAGGTTTGGAGACGTGGTGGAAAGACACCTGATCGACGGAGACATCGTCCTCTTCAACCGACAGCCGTCGTTGCACAAGCTCAGCATCATGGCCCACATC GCCAAAGTCAAACCTCACCGTACGTTTCGCTTCAATGAGTGCGTTTGCACCCCGTACAACGCCGATTTCGACGGCGACGAAATGAACCTTCACCTTCCTCAGACAGAGGAAGCAAAAGCCGAGGCCCTGGTGCTGATGGGG ACCAAAGCAAATCTTGTCACTCCCAGAAACGGCGAACCTCTGATTGCTGCTATTCAGGACTTCCTCACAG GAGCCTACCTCCTGACGCTGAAGGACACCTTCTTCGACAGATCAAAAGCCTGTCAGATAGTGGCGTCAATCCTTGTGGGCAAAGATGAGAAAATCAGGGTCTCCCTCCCCCGGCCGGCTATAATGAAG CCCATTGCTCTCTGGACGGGCAAACAGATCTTCAGCGTCATTCTGAAGCCGAGTAGGGAATGTCCGGTCAAGGCCAACCTGAGGACCAAGGGCAAGCAGTACTGCGGCAAAGGAGAGGATCTCTGTCACAACGACTCCT TCGTGGTGATCCACAACAGCGAGCTGATGTGTGGCAGCATGGATAAGGGCACCTTGGGATCCGGCTCCAAGAACAACATCTTCTACATCCTGCTGAGAGACTGGGGGCAGCTGGAAGCCGCAAATGCCATGTCTCGCCTGGCGCGACTGGCCCCCGTCTACCTCT CCAATCGCGGCTTCTCTATCGGCATCGGCGACGTGACACCGGGCCAGGGTCTCCTGAAGGCCAAGCAGGACCTGCTGGATGACGGCTACGGGAAGTGTGACGAATATATCGAAGCTCTGCAGACGGGGAAGTTGCAGCAGCAGCCCGGCTGCACGGCGGAGGAGACTCTGGAG GCCCTCATCCTGAGAGAGCTGTCCGTCATCAGGGACCGAGCCGGCAGCGCCTGTCTCAGGGAGCTGGACAAGAGCAACAGCCCCCTGATCATGGCCCTCTGCGGTTCCAAAG GGTCCTTCATTAACATCTCTCAGATGATTGCCTGTGTGGGCCAGCAGGCCATTAGCGGCTCTCGAGTGCCCGACGGCTTCGAGAATCGATCCCTCCCTCATTTTGAGAAGCACTCCAAG CTTCCTGCTGCGAAAGGCTTTGTGGCCGACAGCTTTTATTCCGGCCTGACCCCCACCGAGTTCTTCTTCCACACCATGGCCGGGCGGGAGGGTCTGGTGGACACCGCTGTGAAAACCGCGGAAACCGGATACATGCAG AGGCGTCTGGTCAAGTCCCTGGAGGATCTGTGCTCCCAGTACGACCTGACGGTACGCAACTCCACCGGCGACATCATCCAGTTCATTTACGGCGGCGACGGTCTGGACCCCGCCGCCATGGAGGGGAAGGATGAGCCGCTGGAGTTCAAGAGAGTCCTGGACAACATCCGG GCGGTCCACACCTGTCCGGACGAGCCCGCCCTCAGTCAGAACGAGCTGGTCCTCGCCGCGGACGCCATCATGAAGCGGACCGACTTCCTGTGCTGCAGAGACAGCTTCTTGGAG GAGATAAAGAAGTTCATGAAAGGTTTCTCCGAGAAGATCAAGAAGACAAGAGACAAGTACGGCATCAACGACAATGGCACCACCGAG CCAAAAGTTTTGTATCAGCTGGACCGCATCACCCCCACCCAGCTGGAGAAGTTCCTCGGGACCTGCAGAGACAAGTACATGAG AGCTCAGATGGAGCCGGGCTCGGCGGTCGGAGCGCTGTGCGCCCAGAGCATCGGCGAACCCGGCACTCAGATGACCCTGAAAACCTTCCACTTCGCCGGCGTGGCGTCCATGAACATCACGCTGGGGGTGCCTCGTATTAAGGAGATCATCAACGCCTCCAAGAACATCAG cACCCCGATCATCACTGCTCGCCTAGACGTGGAAGACGACGCCGACTTCTCCCGACTGGTGAAAGGAAGGATCGAGAAAACGCTGCTAGGAGAG ATCTCTGAGTACATAGAAGAGGTTTTTCTACCAGACGACTGTTTCATTTTGGTGAAGCTGTCGCTGGAGAGGATACGGCTGCTGCGACTGGAG GTGAATGCAGAAACGGTGCGTTACTCCATCTGCATGTCCAAACTACGCGTCAAACCGGGAGACGTGGCAGTGCACGGCGAGGCGGTGGTCTGCGTGTCGCCGCGAGAAAACAGCAAGAGCTCCATGTACTACGTGCTGCAGTCGCTGAAGGAGGAGCTTCCTAAG GTGGTGGTTCAAGGTATCCCCGAGGTCGCCCGCGCCGTCATTCACATCGACGAACAGAGCGGCAGGAACATGTACAAGCTACTGGTGGAGGGAGACAACCTGAGGGGCGTCATGGCAACGCACGGCGTAAACGGAAGCAGGACGACGTCCAACAACACATATGAG GTGGAGAGGACTCTGGGTATCGAGGCGGCGCGGTCCACCATCATCAACGAGATCCAGTACACCATGGTGAACCACGGGATGAGCATCGACCGGCGTCACGTCATGCTTCTGGCGGACCTCATGGCCTACAAG GGGGAGATTCTGGGGATCACCAGGTTCGGTTTAGCTAAAATGAAGGAGAGCGTCCTCATGCTGGCGTCCTTCGAGAGGACGGCCGATCATCTCTTCGACGCCGCCTACTTCGGACAGAAAGACTCCGTCTGTG GTGTGTCCGAGTGCATCATCATGGGGATTCCTATGAATATCGGAACGGGACTGTTTAAGCTCCTCCACAAAGCTGACAGGAACCCCTCCCCGGTGAAACGGCCCCTCCTCTTTGATTCTGCTGACTTCCACATCCCTCTGATCACGTAG